The following proteins are encoded in a genomic region of Sphingobacteriales bacterium:
- a CDS encoding acyl-CoA dehydrogenase, with translation MDFQLTEEHLQVREMARNFTQKVLKPGVIERDCDMIHPTEFLKQMSELGFMGMMVDPKYGGGGMDALSYCIAMEEISKLDASCSVAMSVNNSLVCWGLEEYGSEEQKQKYLVPLAKGEKLGAFALSEPEAGSDATSQKTTAEDKGDYYLLNGTKNWITNGGKADTYLVIAQTHPEKGHRGINVLIVEKGMPGFEIGAKEDKLGIRASDTHSLLFNDVKVPKENRIGEDGFGFKFAMKTLEGGRIGIAAQALGIAAGAYELAVEYAKTRKAFGTEIANHQAIQFKLADMATEIEAARLLVYKAAWLKDQHQEYAIASATAKLFASEVAMKVTTEAVQVHGGYGYVKEYHVERLMRDAKITQIYEGTSEVQRIVISRGVLTGKI, from the coding sequence ATGGATTTCCAACTGACCGAAGAACACCTGCAAGTACGTGAGATGGCACGCAACTTCACCCAAAAAGTGCTGAAACCGGGTGTCATCGAACGCGACTGTGATATGATACATCCGACCGAGTTTCTGAAACAGATGAGTGAACTGGGATTTATGGGCATGATGGTGGACCCGAAATACGGCGGCGGCGGTATGGACGCATTATCCTATTGCATAGCGATGGAAGAAATCTCCAAACTGGATGCATCCTGCTCGGTAGCGATGTCGGTCAATAATTCGTTGGTTTGCTGGGGGCTGGAAGAATACGGTTCGGAAGAACAAAAACAAAAGTATCTGGTGCCATTAGCGAAAGGGGAAAAACTGGGTGCCTTCGCATTGAGTGAACCGGAAGCCGGAAGCGATGCAACCTCTCAAAAAACAACGGCTGAGGATAAAGGCGATTACTATCTATTAAACGGCACCAAAAACTGGATTACCAACGGTGGTAAGGCCGATACTTACCTGGTCATTGCACAAACGCATCCGGAAAAAGGGCACCGCGGTATCAATGTGCTGATAGTGGAGAAGGGCATGCCGGGTTTTGAAATCGGGGCCAAGGAAGATAAATTAGGCATCCGTGCTTCGGATACACATTCATTGCTGTTCAACGATGTCAAAGTACCCAAAGAAAACAGAATCGGTGAAGACGGATTTGGATTCAAATTTGCAATGAAAACGCTCGAAGGCGGCCGTATCGGTATTGCCGCTCAGGCATTGGGTATTGCCGCCGGTGCGTATGAACTGGCCGTTGAATATGCAAAAACGCGTAAAGCATTCGGAACGGAAATCGCCAATCATCAGGCCATACAGTTCAAACTGGCGGATATGGCAACGGAAATAGAAGCTGCCCGCCTTTTAGTATATAAAGCAGCCTGGCTGAAAGACCAGCATCAGGAATATGCGATTGCATCAGCAACGGCGAAATTATTTGCTTCCGAAGTGGCCATGAAGGTTACCACTGAAGCGGTTCAGGTACACGGCGGCTACGGCTATGTGAAAGAATACCATGTGGAACGCCTGATGCGCGATGCCAAGATCACGCAGATTTATGAAGGCACTTCCGAAGTGCAGCGCATCGTGATTTCAAGAGGGGTGTTAACAGGAAAAATATAA
- a CDS encoding aspartate 1-decarboxylase codes for MFVHVFRAKLHRVVVTEANLNYMGSITVDENLLDASGILPNEKVQVVNINNGERFETYVIKGERGSGQICLNGPAARKVQLGDKLIVIAYGMMTLEEAKIFTPAAVYVDENNLQVKN; via the coding sequence ATGTTTGTACACGTTTTCAGAGCCAAGCTACATCGGGTAGTCGTCACAGAAGCCAACCTTAACTACATGGGCAGCATCACCGTAGATGAAAATCTGCTGGATGCTTCCGGGATCTTACCTAATGAAAAGGTTCAGGTGGTGAACATCAACAACGGCGAACGATTTGAAACCTATGTCATCAAAGGGGAACGCGGCTCCGGACAAATCTGCTTAAATGGCCCTGCTGCCCGTAAGGTTCAGTTAGGAGATAAATTAATCGTCATTGCCTATGGCATGATGACTCTGGAAGAAGCCAAAATCTTCACACCTGCTGCCGTTTATGTGGATGAAAACAACCTGCAAGTAAAAAATTAA
- a CDS encoding TetR/AcrR family transcriptional regulator produces the protein MNSNMHKRTYTLTNRARQAAENDRNILEAAAALWREIPIHEISLERIAEKSGVTVRTILRKFGNKEELFSACIKNDAASIMKARDQTPAGDMSCILNDLLAEYEASGDAVIRTLSAEQEVSIAREILASGRAYHRAWCTRVFKGFLPNPKTKNYTTRLMSFVAATDVYLWKLLRKDLNHSEKQTRAVMQELLEGLISNNKPLKMI, from the coding sequence ATGAACTCTAACATGCACAAGAGAACATACACACTCACCAACAGGGCAAGGCAGGCTGCGGAAAACGACCGGAACATCCTGGAAGCCGCTGCTGCCCTATGGCGGGAGATACCCATTCACGAGATTTCTTTGGAAAGAATTGCTGAAAAGTCCGGTGTAACCGTCCGCACCATACTCCGGAAATTCGGCAACAAGGAAGAACTGTTCAGTGCCTGCATAAAGAACGACGCAGCGAGCATCATGAAAGCACGCGACCAAACACCTGCCGGCGATATGTCTTGTATTCTGAATGACCTGCTGGCGGAATACGAAGCAAGCGGCGACGCGGTCATCCGCACACTTTCCGCTGAACAGGAAGTCTCGATTGCACGGGAAATCCTGGCATCCGGAAGGGCATATCACCGCGCCTGGTGTACAAGGGTGTTTAAAGGATTTTTACCCAATCCCAAAACAAAAAATTACACCACCCGGCTGATGTCCTTTGTTGCCGCAACGGATGTTTATCTCTGGAAACTGCTCAGAAAGGATTTAAACCACAGCGAAAAACAGACACGTGCAGTTATGCAGGAACTGCTGGAGGGATTGATATCAAACAATAAACCATTAAAAATGATATAA
- a CDS encoding flippase-like domain-containing protein produces the protein MKKHIGNIIKFSFSLALGVGLVYWSLRGVTPEQRGMIAEAFNKANYWWLLLLIFFGLSSNFFRAQRWRLLLKPLGYEPNYWNTFSAVMIMFFANLAFPRLGEILRCSILAKYEKVPVEKSIGTMVLERVVDLVCILIIGGLLLLLEYQRFYEFFVELFGGNQSAASQESGPVKYLVFGAFAIIVIIGLFILNKKHGFEKIAAVVKEKLTGLWQGLVSIKDLDRKWEFLFHTLGIFICYILMPYFGFKCLEETAHLGVVPSMAAVFFGGFAMVATQGGIGAFQIAMQKLLATYGISSIIGLSYGWISWSVQTFFVIIGGILSLIFLAVYNKESEPV, from the coding sequence ATGAAGAAACATATTGGCAATATCATTAAATTTTCATTCTCCCTAGCGCTGGGGGTCGGATTGGTATACTGGTCTCTGCGCGGAGTCACTCCCGAACAAAGAGGGATGATAGCAGAAGCATTTAATAAGGCAAATTACTGGTGGCTCTTATTATTGATATTTTTTGGATTGTCCAGTAATTTCTTCCGCGCACAACGCTGGAGATTATTACTCAAACCCTTAGGCTATGAACCCAACTACTGGAATACCTTTTCAGCGGTGATGATTATGTTTTTTGCCAATCTGGCATTTCCAAGATTAGGTGAAATCCTTCGTTGCAGCATCCTTGCCAAATATGAAAAGGTGCCCGTGGAAAAATCCATCGGAACAATGGTGCTCGAGCGGGTGGTGGACCTGGTATGCATCTTAATCATCGGCGGCTTATTGCTTTTACTGGAATACCAGCGTTTTTATGAATTCTTCGTAGAATTATTCGGTGGTAACCAATCCGCTGCCTCACAAGAATCCGGTCCGGTTAAATACCTTGTTTTTGGTGCCTTTGCCATTATTGTCATTATCGGTTTGTTTATCCTGAATAAAAAACACGGATTTGAGAAAATCGCTGCTGTCGTAAAAGAAAAACTGACAGGATTGTGGCAGGGGCTTGTCTCCATTAAGGATTTAGACAGAAAATGGGAGTTCCTGTTCCACACGCTCGGCATCTTCATCTGCTACATCCTCATGCCTTACTTCGGATTCAAATGCCTGGAGGAAACGGCCCATCTTGGGGTTGTACCTTCTATGGCTGCCGTGTTCTTCGGTGGTTTTGCCATGGTGGCTACCCAAGGCGGAATCGGCGCTTTCCAGATTGCCATGCAAAAACTGCTGGCCACTTACGGCATATCCTCCATTATCGGTTTGTCTTACGGCTGGATCTCCTGGAGTGTTCAGACTTTCTTCGTTATAATAGGCGGAATCTTAAGCTTGATATTCCTTGCCGTATACAATAAAGAAAGTGAACCTGTTTAA
- the lon gene encoding endopeptidase La — MFQKIELSNIIEEDVEMVPLLSIEEDDNTNSDHLPKKLQILPLRNNVLFPGVVIPISVGREKSIKAVKKAYKDNKYIGVIAQRDIKVEEPEPGDLYTIGCTAKIIKMLSMPDGGNTVILQGVKRFIVQQNIASEPIIEAEVDYLTDIPMTDKQQEKAMMDNLKDMANKIIELSPNIPNEAKIVLNNINNIKFLANFITSNLDIELNQKQQILETNDANERIQQVLKFLSKELQLQELKANIHHKTRTDIDKQQRDYFLNQQLRAIQEELGGDMYQEEVNRLKEKAKEKKWSAAIAKSFDKEIGKLQRINPAAAEYSVILNYLDLMVELPWNDTTKDNFDLKRSKKILDEDHYGLDKIKDRILEYLAVLKLKGDMKSPILCFIGPPGVGKTSLGKSIARALDRKYVRMSLGGLHDESEIRGHRKTYIGAMPGRIIQSLKKVQSSNPVFILDEIDKVGKDHRGDPSSALLEVLDPEQNTTFYDNYLELEYDLSKVLFIATANNLGEIQPALRDRMEIIHLSGYSMEEKTEIAKKHLVSKQREAHGLKASQVKLNDKAIQHLIHHYTYESGVRELDRVIASIMRNVAKSVAIEEDYNPAITVEDITRILGKPKYNHDKYSENNPCGVAIGLAWTPMGGDILFIESTVSKGKGNLTITGNLGNVMKESFNTAFTYLQSKADELQIPKEAFTNWNLHIHVPEGAIPKDGPSAGVAILSALTSLYTQRKVKAFTALSGEITLRGKVLPVGGIKEKILAAKRAGIKEIILCRENEKDVEEVPADFIKGLKFHYVDTMDEVLDLALEKKKVKEALRFVEEK; from the coding sequence ATGTTCCAGAAAATTGAATTGTCCAATATTATCGAAGAGGATGTGGAAATGGTGCCCTTGTTGTCCATAGAAGAAGATGATAACACCAACAGCGATCATTTACCCAAAAAACTCCAGATACTGCCGTTGCGCAACAATGTATTATTCCCTGGTGTGGTGATTCCCATTTCCGTGGGAAGGGAAAAATCCATCAAAGCGGTCAAAAAAGCCTATAAGGATAACAAATACATCGGTGTCATCGCGCAGCGCGATATCAAGGTGGAAGAACCCGAGCCGGGTGATTTGTACACTATCGGCTGCACCGCCAAGATCATCAAGATGCTGTCCATGCCCGACGGCGGCAACACGGTCATCCTGCAAGGTGTCAAACGGTTCATCGTCCAACAAAATATTGCATCCGAACCCATCATCGAAGCGGAAGTGGATTACCTGACGGATATTCCGATGACAGACAAACAACAGGAAAAGGCCATGATGGACAACCTGAAAGACATGGCAAATAAGATCATCGAGCTGTCGCCCAACATTCCCAATGAAGCGAAGATTGTCCTGAACAATATCAACAACATCAAATTCCTCGCGAATTTCATTACGTCCAACCTCGATATCGAATTAAACCAGAAACAACAGATATTAGAAACGAATGACGCGAATGAGCGCATCCAGCAGGTATTGAAATTTCTGTCGAAGGAGCTGCAGCTGCAGGAGCTGAAAGCCAATATCCATCACAAAACACGGACGGATATCGACAAGCAGCAGCGGGATTATTTTCTCAATCAGCAACTGCGAGCCATCCAGGAAGAACTCGGCGGCGACATGTATCAGGAGGAAGTGAACCGTCTGAAAGAGAAAGCCAAAGAGAAAAAATGGAGCGCGGCGATTGCCAAATCCTTCGACAAGGAAATCGGGAAACTGCAGCGCATCAACCCGGCAGCGGCGGAATACTCCGTCATTCTGAACTATTTGGACCTGATGGTGGAACTGCCGTGGAATGACACCACCAAAGACAACTTCGATTTAAAAAGAAGTAAAAAAATCCTGGACGAAGACCACTACGGCCTCGATAAGATCAAAGACAGGATTCTGGAATACCTGGCGGTACTGAAACTGAAAGGCGATATGAAATCGCCGATTCTCTGTTTCATCGGCCCTCCGGGAGTCGGAAAAACCTCTTTGGGAAAGAGCATCGCACGGGCGCTGGACCGAAAATATGTGCGCATGTCTTTGGGAGGCCTGCATGACGAAAGTGAAATCCGCGGACACCGCAAAACCTATATCGGCGCTATGCCCGGACGCATCATCCAGTCGCTGAAAAAAGTGCAGTCGTCCAATCCCGTTTTTATCCTCGATGAAATCGACAAGGTGGGCAAAGACCACCGAGGTGACCCGTCTTCCGCCCTGCTGGAGGTGCTGGACCCTGAACAGAACACCACTTTTTACGATAACTACCTGGAGCTGGAATACGACCTGTCGAAAGTGCTGTTTATCGCTACGGCCAACAACCTGGGCGAGATACAGCCCGCCCTGCGCGACCGGATGGAAATCATCCACCTGAGCGGCTATTCGATGGAAGAGAAAACGGAAATCGCCAAAAAACATCTGGTCAGCAAACAACGGGAAGCGCACGGATTGAAAGCATCACAGGTGAAGCTGAACGACAAGGCCATCCAGCACCTGATTCATCACTATACCTATGAGAGCGGAGTACGCGAACTGGACAGGGTCATTGCTTCCATCATGCGGAATGTAGCCAAGAGCGTGGCAATAGAAGAAGACTATAATCCGGCTATCACGGTGGAAGACATTACCCGCATCCTCGGCAAACCGAAATACAACCACGACAAATATTCGGAAAACAATCCGTGCGGCGTGGCCATCGGGCTGGCATGGACACCCATGGGCGGTGATATCCTGTTCATCGAATCGACGGTGAGCAAAGGCAAGGGCAACCTGACCATTACCGGGAACCTGGGCAATGTGATGAAAGAATCGTTCAATACGGCGTTCACCTATCTGCAATCCAAAGCGGATGAGCTGCAGATTCCGAAAGAAGCGTTCACGAACTGGAACCTGCACATCCACGTGCCGGAAGGGGCGATACCCAAAGACGGGCCTAGTGCGGGCGTTGCGATATTGTCTGCACTGACTTCGCTGTACACCCAACGCAAAGTAAAAGCGTTTACAGCGCTGAGCGGTGAGATAACGCTGCGCGGCAAGGTATTGCCGGTGGGCGGCATCAAGGAAAAGATACTGGCAGCCAAACGAGCCGGCATCAAGGAGATCATCCTGTGCCGTGAGAACGAAAAAGATGTGGAAGAGGTGCCGGCAGATTTCATCAAAGGGCTGAAATTCCACTATGTCGATACCATGGACGAAGTGCTGGATTTGGCACTGGAAAAGAAAAAAGTGAAAGAAGCGCTGAGGTTTGTGGAGGAGAAATAA
- a CDS encoding glycosyltransferase family 1 protein, with translation MNASINILLVTIDGGGNIPAVMGLARQLGEQGYRIHVLSEPCMAVAVRSYGFEFIPFKKYFTRTNRNEDLINDWNASTLNNPTLDKIVFGPAETVVEETLDALKATHASLLIADCLLLPALIAAEALHIPRVIAFHFPEYLPGANRPPGVMGLLPGKGFFGKLRDRLVSLVFKGVFNKHLSFINSIRVNYGLPKLRDMTELVHQADLRLMQTLSGFDFPLEPAPANVRYTGPVLDDPDWTETWDNPWKKDDKRPLVVISLSSTFQNQAQSIQNAIHSLKGLEIRGLVTLGMSMKDIRLDVPDNVVVVNSAPHSQVFPHASLVITHAGHGTIMRALANGLPLICLPMGRDQNDNAVKVAYHKLGMHLSPNAGAGRIRKAVVRVLDDVTFAQNARNFQKDILTEDRKNRAVSLINDLCRHEEMK, from the coding sequence ATGAATGCATCCATTAACATACTGCTGGTCACGATAGACGGCGGCGGAAACATACCGGCTGTTATGGGCTTAGCCCGGCAACTGGGGGAACAGGGATATCGAATTCATGTACTTTCAGAACCCTGTATGGCGGTTGCAGTAAGGTCATATGGTTTCGAATTCATTCCGTTTAAAAAATACTTTACCCGAACCAACCGGAACGAAGACCTGATCAACGACTGGAATGCCTCCACACTGAACAATCCCACGTTGGATAAAATCGTATTCGGGCCGGCGGAAACAGTAGTGGAAGAAACACTGGATGCACTGAAAGCAACTCATGCCAGCCTGTTAATAGCGGACTGCCTGCTGCTGCCCGCACTTATTGCCGCTGAGGCCTTGCACATTCCTCGTGTCATTGCCTTTCATTTTCCGGAATACCTGCCGGGTGCCAACCGCCCTCCGGGCGTAATGGGCCTGTTGCCCGGAAAAGGATTTTTCGGAAAACTCAGGGACCGGCTTGTGAGTCTTGTTTTTAAAGGCGTTTTCAATAAACATCTCTCCTTTATCAATTCAATCAGGGTAAATTACGGACTTCCCAAGCTCCGTGACATGACGGAACTGGTACATCAGGCTGATTTGAGGCTGATGCAGACACTAAGCGGCTTTGATTTTCCGCTGGAGCCGGCACCCGCCAATGTCAGGTATACCGGCCCGGTACTGGATGATCCGGACTGGACGGAAACATGGGATAATCCATGGAAGAAAGATGATAAACGTCCTTTGGTCGTCATTTCCTTATCCTCCACATTTCAAAATCAGGCACAAAGCATACAGAATGCCATCCATTCGCTGAAGGGGCTCGAAATCAGAGGCCTGGTAACGTTGGGTATGTCCATGAAGGATATCCGCCTGGATGTTCCGGACAATGTAGTGGTCGTCAACTCAGCACCGCATTCACAAGTGTTTCCCCACGCAAGTCTTGTGATTACCCATGCAGGGCACGGCACCATCATGCGGGCATTGGCGAATGGGTTACCCTTGATTTGTCTGCCAATGGGGCGCGACCAAAATGATAATGCCGTAAAAGTAGCCTACCATAAACTAGGCATGCATCTGAGTCCGAATGCAGGTGCAGGCAGGATCCGGAAAGCGGTTGTCCGTGTGTTAGACGATGTTACATTTGCACAGAATGCCCGCAACTTCCAAAAAGATATCCTGACGGAAGACAGGAAAAACAGGGCTGTGTCGCTCATAAACGATTTATGTAGACACGAGGAAATGAAATAA
- the chrA gene encoding chromate efflux transporter, whose product MEKPTFKEALKFWTKLGFISFGGPAGQIAIMHEFLVDKKKWISESKFLHALNYCMILPGPEAQQLATYIGWMLHGSMGGLAAGILFFLPSMFILLGLSAIYVSFGNLPWVFAMFSGLKPAVIAIVILALIKIGKKSLLSPFHYFVAGAAFICIFFLNIPFPLIIVGAIITAAISRQFFPKLFQTSNNRTNQKEIDENEYYINKHTIIPNIGFKPLRFLKQVSVGVLIWTIPLIAFYFLTSDFEFWKKLSFFFTQAAFVTFGGAYAVLPYVAQVSVEKFNWLTNLQMLDGLALGETTPGPLIMVLVFVGFMAGHNHFGGSLAMGTLGLVTTAFYTFLPCFLFILIGAPIMDRTQENKRVKEILALVTAAVVGVILNLTIYLGRVVIFPKVFSFAGLDYITLGWTIISFMAMYRFKIGMITWIGISAIFGLVYYLTTPLWS is encoded by the coding sequence ATGGAGAAACCGACTTTCAAAGAAGCATTAAAATTTTGGACAAAACTTGGCTTTATAAGTTTTGGCGGACCTGCCGGACAAATTGCAATAATGCACGAGTTTCTAGTGGACAAAAAAAAATGGATAAGCGAAAGTAAATTTCTACATGCATTGAATTACTGTATGATTTTGCCGGGACCCGAAGCGCAGCAGTTAGCAACATACATTGGCTGGATGCTTCATGGCTCTATGGGTGGACTTGCAGCAGGAATATTGTTTTTTCTTCCTTCAATGTTCATTCTGCTTGGACTGAGTGCAATTTATGTTTCATTCGGCAATCTTCCTTGGGTTTTTGCAATGTTTAGCGGACTAAAACCTGCCGTAATTGCGATTGTCATCCTTGCGCTAATCAAAATCGGCAAAAAATCTTTACTAAGTCCGTTTCACTATTTTGTTGCGGGTGCCGCTTTCATTTGCATTTTCTTTTTAAACATTCCGTTTCCACTAATTATAGTTGGAGCAATTATTACAGCAGCAATATCCCGACAGTTCTTCCCAAAACTATTTCAAACGAGTAACAACAGGACAAATCAAAAAGAAATTGACGAAAATGAATATTACATAAATAAGCACACGATTATACCTAATATCGGCTTTAAACCATTACGTTTTTTGAAACAAGTAAGTGTTGGAGTATTAATTTGGACAATTCCTTTGATTGCATTTTACTTTCTGACGAGCGACTTTGAGTTTTGGAAAAAGTTATCCTTTTTTTTTACACAAGCAGCGTTTGTAACATTTGGTGGTGCTTATGCTGTGTTACCTTATGTAGCACAAGTGAGTGTTGAAAAATTTAACTGGTTGACCAACCTACAAATGTTAGACGGACTTGCACTTGGAGAAACAACTCCTGGACCATTAATTATGGTTCTTGTTTTCGTTGGTTTTATGGCAGGACATAATCATTTTGGTGGTTCACTTGCAATGGGGACACTTGGCCTTGTTACAACAGCATTTTATACATTTCTTCCTTGCTTTCTCTTCATTCTTATAGGAGCACCAATCATGGATCGGACACAAGAAAATAAAAGAGTAAAAGAAATTCTTGCACTTGTTACAGCAGCAGTTGTTGGTGTAATTCTCAACTTGACAATTTATCTTGGCAGAGTAGTAATTTTTCCAAAGGTCTTTTCATTTGCAGGGCTTGACTATATCACTCTCGGTTGGACAATTATTTCATTCATGGCAATGTATCGTTTCAAGATTGGAATGATAACTTGGATTGGCATTAGTGCAATTTTTGGACTGGTTTATTATCTGACAACCCCTCTCTGGTCTTAG
- a CDS encoding pantoate--beta-alanine ligase, which yields MFHIAHDLQNYLLETNGLDKNLVGFVPTMGALHEGHISLIEASKSKTNCTVCSIFVNPTQFNDKADFEKYPIRIDHDLEMLLAAGCDAVFMPSVEEIYPQGTTLQTDVDLGFIGTTLEAQHRPGHFQGVLQVVKRLLDIVQPDVLLMGQKDYQQCMVIARLIEHYRLPVLLKIVETMREKDGLAMSSRNMRLSPEERISAVKLSAVLFTIKKNCKTTPLEQLLREQHAWLSQDELINIEYLAAVNGKTLEPVTTFSEDIPTTILIAAKVGNIRLIDNLIVN from the coding sequence ATTTTTCATATAGCTCATGATCTTCAAAATTACCTATTGGAAACCAATGGATTGGACAAAAATCTGGTCGGATTCGTTCCGACCATGGGCGCCTTGCACGAAGGGCACATTTCACTGATTGAAGCTTCCAAATCAAAGACAAACTGTACGGTATGCAGTATCTTTGTCAATCCGACCCAATTCAACGATAAGGCTGACTTTGAAAAATACCCTATCCGGATCGACCACGACTTGGAGATGCTGCTGGCAGCCGGCTGTGATGCCGTTTTTATGCCATCTGTCGAGGAAATATACCCACAAGGTACAACCCTGCAAACGGACGTGGATTTAGGTTTTATCGGCACTACTTTAGAGGCCCAACATCGCCCAGGTCACTTTCAGGGGGTGCTGCAGGTAGTGAAACGGCTGTTGGACATCGTCCAGCCGGATGTATTGCTGATGGGGCAAAAAGACTATCAGCAATGCATGGTCATTGCCCGTCTCATAGAACATTACCGGCTTCCCGTGTTGCTGAAAATTGTGGAAACCATGCGCGAAAAGGATGGACTGGCGATGAGCAGCCGCAATATGCGCCTGTCTCCGGAAGAACGGATTTCAGCAGTTAAGTTATCTGCAGTGCTGTTCACCATCAAAAAGAATTGTAAAACAACACCATTGGAACAACTTCTGAGGGAACAACACGCATGGCTGTCTCAGGATGAATTAATCAACATTGAATATTTAGCGGCAGTAAACGGAAAAACACTGGAACCGGTTACAACATTCAGTGAAGACATACCCACCACGATATTGATAGCTGCCAAAGTTGGAAACATACGGCTGATTGATAATCTGATAGTTAACTAA
- a CDS encoding 1-acyl-sn-glycerol-3-phosphate acyltransferase, which yields MGLKDIIQNMTNPKDADIFLNRFPNKVGSYGYDPWGFNINGIKPFVGAGKFFYEKYFRVEAHGLENIPQQGRCLIIANHSGQLPLDAMMLGYTMVTNEHAPRAPKGMYERFVPQVPFISSIFSQWGGTVGDPENCIKMLENEEAVMVFPEGARGISKPFKKRY from the coding sequence ATGGGATTAAAAGATATTATACAAAATATGACCAACCCTAAGGATGCGGACATCTTTCTGAACCGTTTTCCCAATAAGGTGGGCTCATACGGCTACGACCCGTGGGGGTTCAATATCAATGGCATCAAGCCGTTTGTAGGTGCCGGTAAGTTTTTCTATGAAAAATATTTTCGGGTGGAGGCGCACGGACTGGAGAATATACCACAGCAGGGAAGGTGCCTGATCATTGCCAATCACAGCGGGCAGCTGCCGCTGGACGCCATGATGCTGGGCTACACGATGGTGACGAACGAGCATGCTCCGCGCGCACCGAAAGGCATGTACGAACGTTTTGTGCCGCAGGTGCCGTTTATCAGTTCCATTTTTTCACAATGGGGTGGAACGGTGGGTGATCCCGAGAATTGCATCAAGATGCTGGAAAATGAAGAAGCCGTGATGGTATTTCCGGAAGGCGCAAGAGGAATTTCCAAACCGTTCAAGAAACGATATTAG
- a CDS encoding adenylyltransferase/cytidyltransferase family protein, which translates to MPEQKIITDLAFFLSSINRKNKKIVFTNGCFDLLHEGHLHLLREARKRGDMLFVAVNTDDSVKKLKGNSRPVEPLEKRMAKLTKIKEVDYILPFSEETQLSIIHQVQPDILVKGGDYQKETVAGSHLESEVVIISLPGDYSTTKIIESNKN; encoded by the coding sequence ATGCCTGAACAAAAAATCATAACCGATCTTGCATTCTTTCTGTCTTCCATTAACAGAAAGAATAAGAAGATTGTCTTTACCAACGGCTGCTTTGATTTACTGCACGAAGGGCACCTGCACCTGCTTCGCGAAGCTAGAAAACGGGGCGACATGCTGTTCGTGGCAGTCAATACCGATGATTCCGTAAAAAAGCTGAAAGGCAACAGCCGGCCTGTGGAACCGCTGGAAAAGCGGATGGCTAAACTCACCAAGATTAAAGAAGTGGATTACATCCTTCCCTTTTCAGAGGAAACTCAGTTATCTATCATTCACCAAGTACAACCTGATATTTTGGTAAAAGGCGGCGACTACCAGAAAGAAACGGTTGCTGGCAGCCATTTGGAATCCGAAGTGGTTATTATCTCGTTGCCGGGGGACTACTCGACCACTAAAATTATTGAATCGAATAAAAATTAA